From a single Candoia aspera isolate rCanAsp1 chromosome 2, rCanAsp1.hap2, whole genome shotgun sequence genomic region:
- the LOC134490702 gene encoding inhibin beta E chain-like, producing the protein MASTYSLQGNWTPLAALALLWTSLAWVEGKPGCPSCRMPPLEPSAEKAFLVEVAKQQILQKLNLSERPNITHPVPRVAVANALRRLHMGKAWTDGPGHFSSWEKTESDEQGYEIISFAETEPSGLLQFQFTHTKGQAMHILKAQLWLHLKAHQNITIQIYVAGQPQVVLGQQQLGGQGSGWHTFSLMPALQSFFEHEDKTLRLELQCEGCHSNIMSLMTTSSNSHQPFLVVKAKIKESGHPVTKRSLSCDQNSDLCCRKDYYVNFRDIGWNDWIFKPEGYQINYCMGECPMHLAGVPGVAASFHTTVFNLVKANNIPIAGHSCCVPTQRRALSLLYFDPNSNLIKTDIPDMVVDACGCS; encoded by the exons ATGGCTTCTACCTACAGCCTCCAAGGAAACTGGACTCCTCTAGCCGCACTGGCCTTACTATGGACTTCTTTGGCTTGGGTTGAGGGAAAGCCAGGATGTCCTTCCTGCAGGATGCCCCCACTGGAGCCCAGTGCTGAGAAAGCCTTCCTGGTTGAAGTAGCCAAGCAGCAGATACTCCAGAAACTGAACCTGAGCGAGAGGCCCAACATCACCCACCCTGTGCCACGTGTGGCGGTGGCCAATGCCCTGCGGCGACTACACATGGGCAAAGCCTGGACAGATGGGCCGGGGCACTTCTCCAGCTGGGAAAAAACAGAGTCTGATGAGCAGGGGTACGAGATCATTAGCTTTGCAGAGACAG AGCCTTCTGGCCTCCTTCAGTTCCAGTTTACCCATACAAAAGGCCAAGCCATGCACATCCTGAAGGCCCAGCTGTGGCTGCACCTCAAGGCACACCAAAACATCACAATACAGATCTACGTGGCAGGACAGCCACAAGTGGTCCTGGGACAGCAGCAGCTGGGAGGTCAAGGGAGTGGTTGGCACACCTTCTCCCTGATGCCAGCTTTGCAGAGCTTCTTCGAGCACGAAGACAAAACCTTACGCTTGGAGTTGCAGTGTGAAGGCTGCCATTCTAACATTATGTCTTTGATGACGACCAGTAGCAACTCTCATCAGCCATTCTTGGTGGTgaaggcaaaaataaaagaatctggCCATCCGGTCACCAAACGCAGCCTGAGCTGTGACCAGAACTCAGATTTGTGCTGTCGAAAAGACTACTATGTAAATTTTCGGGACATTGGTTGGAATGACTGGATCTTCAAGCCAGAGGGTTATCAGATAAATTACTGCATGGGTGAATGCCCCATGCACCTGGCTGGTGTACCTGGTGTGGCAGCTTCCTTCCACACTACCGTCTTCAATCTGGTCAAAGCCAACAATATCCCAATTGCGGGCCATTCTTGCTGCGTCCCCACGCAGCGACGGGCCCTTTCTCTGCTGTATTTTGACCCCAACAGCAACCTCATCAAGACAGACATTCCTGACATGGTTGTTGATGCTTGTGGTTGCAGCTAA